In a single window of the Anaerocolumna cellulosilytica genome:
- a CDS encoding ABC transporter permease: MKYLKIKNKINRRIKTIVLACVIASLLVIISLAGIFMNPELYAPNYSAKKLLPSFIHPFGTDYLGRDMFFRSIKGLSTSILIGTLAGAVSACMALALGLLAATAGSLLDKVVSYFVDLFMGIPHIVLLMLISFMLGGGLKGVIIGIALTHWPNLTRVIRGEVMQVRNAQYVKTSRKFGTSKLRVALRHIVPHVLPQFIIGLILLFPHAILHEAGLTFLGFGLPIDAPAIGNILSEALKHIATGMWWLVLFPGAMLVIVVMLFDKLGEYLRLLLDPGSAQE; encoded by the coding sequence ATGAAATACCTCAAAATCAAAAATAAAATAAATCGAAGAATAAAGACCATCGTTTTAGCATGTGTTATTGCTTCACTGCTCGTTATAATATCTTTAGCCGGAATTTTTATGAACCCGGAGCTATATGCACCTAATTACTCAGCAAAAAAGCTGCTCCCTTCTTTCATACATCCCTTTGGAACAGATTATTTAGGTCGGGACATGTTTTTTCGTTCGATTAAAGGTTTGTCCACAAGTATTTTAATTGGTACACTGGCCGGGGCAGTCAGTGCATGTATGGCACTTGCTTTGGGACTGCTCGCAGCAACTGCAGGGAGCTTGCTAGATAAGGTAGTTTCCTATTTTGTAGATTTATTTATGGGAATTCCACATATTGTATTGCTTATGCTGATTTCCTTTATGTTAGGAGGAGGACTTAAAGGTGTCATCATAGGCATTGCCTTAACACATTGGCCCAATCTGACTCGGGTTATTCGAGGGGAGGTTATGCAAGTAAGGAATGCCCAATATGTTAAAACTTCCCGTAAGTTTGGTACTAGTAAACTACGGGTGGCCTTGCGTCATATCGTTCCCCATGTTCTGCCGCAATTTATTATAGGTTTAATTTTGCTGTTTCCTCATGCCATTCTCCACGAAGCAGGACTAACCTTTTTAGGCTTTGGACTCCCCATTGATGCGCCTGCTATTGGAAACATTTTATCTGAAGCACTCAAACACATTGCTACCGGAATGTGGTGGTTAGTCTTATTCCCCGGAGCAATGCTGGTTATCGTTGTAATGTTGTTTGATAAACTTGGTGAGTACCTTAGGCTGCTGCTAGATCCTGGCAGTGCACAGGAATGA
- a CDS encoding HAD family hydrolase — MGKMLFIDVDGTLVDYDNNLPASAVKAIRKARENGHKVYISTGRSKAEVYQNIWDIGLDGMIGGNGSYVEANSHIVMHQMITKEQCKEIVDWLHHRGLAFYLESNNGLFASEKFETRAVVTIQEYSKRKGNDDASRMTIRKVFPEMIFGGHLYRDDVNKVSYVLDCYQDFIDTKERFPELESGTWGGKNEEALFGDLGVKGISKANAIEHLLTYLNADISDTIAFGDAKIDIPMLNYCAYGVAMGSGGKEIKEMADYVTDDVDNDGLYKAFVKLNLI, encoded by the coding sequence ATGGGTAAAATGCTATTTATCGATGTAGACGGAACACTGGTGGATTATGATAACAACCTACCTGCATCTGCTGTAAAAGCAATTCGAAAAGCAAGAGAAAATGGCCATAAAGTATATATAAGTACGGGCCGCAGTAAGGCAGAAGTGTACCAAAATATTTGGGATATAGGTCTGGATGGAATGATAGGCGGAAATGGAAGCTATGTAGAAGCTAATAGTCATATAGTGATGCACCAGATGATTACCAAGGAACAATGTAAAGAAATTGTGGACTGGCTGCATCACCGCGGTCTTGCATTTTACTTAGAAAGCAACAATGGGTTATTTGCAAGCGAAAAATTTGAAACTAGAGCTGTAGTAACCATTCAAGAATATTCAAAAAGAAAAGGTAATGATGATGCTAGTCGTATGACAATTCGCAAAGTGTTTCCCGAAATGATTTTTGGCGGACACTTGTACCGGGATGATGTTAATAAAGTTAGCTATGTTCTGGATTGCTATCAGGATTTTATAGACACAAAAGAACGATTCCCAGAATTAGAATCCGGTACCTGGGGAGGAAAAAATGAAGAAGCTCTTTTTGGAGATTTAGGGGTTAAGGGGATTAGCAAAGCCAATGCAATTGAGCACCTGTTAACTTACTTAAATGCCGATATATCGGACACGATTGCTTTTGGAGATGCAAAAATAGATATTCCAATGCTAAATTATTGCGCATATGGTGTTGCAATGGGAAGTGGCGGTAAGGAAATCAAAGAAATGGCAGATTATGTAACGGATGATGTAGATAATGATGGGCTATACAAGGCATTTGTTAAATTAAATTTGATATAA
- a CDS encoding ABC transporter ATP-binding protein gives MSKNMLDINNLSVSFLMYGQGLEQKELTVISDLSVSVKEGEILAIAGSSGSGKSLLAHAILGILPNNSRVNGELLYCGKELTRKKQEQLRGKEIALVPQSVEYLDPLMQVGRQVIGVDGSKEKQKAVFKKYGLEDSVKKMYPFQLSGGMARRVLVSTAVISNAKLIIADEPTPGLSKEIAQTTMGHFRALADEGRGVILITHDLDLALAYADRIAVFYSGTTVEVAAAKDFNTGVEALRHPYTKALWRAMPQNGFQPIEGSQPYAGELPKGCLFAPRCPQRTKACEERPSMRPLRGGEVCCIHAT, from the coding sequence ATGAGTAAGAATATGCTTGATATCAATAATTTGTCGGTTTCATTTCTAATGTACGGTCAGGGACTGGAACAAAAGGAACTTACTGTAATCAGTGATTTAAGTGTATCTGTAAAAGAAGGGGAAATTCTTGCCATTGCCGGCTCCTCCGGTTCCGGAAAAAGTCTGCTGGCACATGCCATATTAGGTATTTTACCAAACAACTCACGGGTAAACGGGGAGTTGCTTTACTGTGGGAAGGAGCTTACCCGTAAAAAGCAGGAACAGCTTCGGGGAAAAGAAATTGCTCTCGTACCCCAGTCAGTGGAATACTTAGACCCGCTGATGCAGGTCGGACGGCAGGTAATCGGTGTTGATGGCAGTAAAGAAAAGCAGAAGGCAGTATTTAAAAAATATGGATTAGAGGATTCTGTCAAAAAAATGTATCCCTTTCAGCTTTCCGGAGGTATGGCCAGACGCGTCCTGGTCTCAACTGCCGTAATCAGTAATGCGAAGCTGATAATTGCGGATGAACCGACACCAGGTCTTAGCAAAGAGATTGCACAAACAACTATGGGACATTTCCGTGCGCTGGCTGATGAAGGCCGTGGTGTTATACTAATTACCCATGATCTAGACCTTGCATTGGCCTATGCAGACCGGATAGCTGTTTTTTATTCCGGCACAACCGTAGAGGTAGCTGCTGCAAAAGATTTTAATACAGGAGTTGAGGCATTGCGGCACCCTTACACAAAAGCCTTATGGCGTGCCATGCCTCAAAACGGATTTCAGCCCATTGAAGGCTCACAGCCATATGCAGGCGAGCTTCCAAAAGGCTGCTTATTCGCCCCAAGATGTCCCCAAAGAACCAAAGCATGTGAAGAAAGACCTTCCATGCGACCATTACGAGGAGGAGAGGTGTGCTGTATACATGCTACTTGA
- a CDS encoding ABC transporter ATP-binding protein, producing the protein MLLEAKDICFGYTKNNMVLKDINLGIKPGERVALIGPSGCGKSTLSQILAGYLTPSSGSVLFEGKPLPKEGYCPVQLIYQHPEKAINPRWKLQKTLNEAWEPDETFLAEMGIEKQWLTRYPNELSGGELQRFCVARALGPQTQFVIADEMTTMLDVITQAQMWRLMLTILEKRGLGLLVVTHSLELAEQICSRVIKFEELGTNHGFTSVVD; encoded by the coding sequence ATGCTACTTGAAGCAAAAGATATCTGTTTTGGATATACTAAAAATAACATGGTATTAAAGGATATCAATTTAGGAATTAAACCTGGAGAACGAGTGGCACTAATAGGCCCTTCCGGTTGTGGTAAAAGTACCTTGTCTCAAATTTTAGCAGGTTATTTGACACCTTCTTCCGGCAGTGTACTTTTTGAGGGAAAACCTCTTCCAAAAGAGGGGTACTGTCCGGTGCAATTAATCTATCAGCACCCTGAAAAGGCAATTAATCCAAGGTGGAAACTACAAAAAACTCTAAATGAAGCTTGGGAGCCTGACGAGACTTTCTTAGCAGAAATGGGAATTGAAAAACAATGGCTAACCCGTTACCCTAACGAATTATCAGGTGGGGAACTGCAGCGCTTCTGTGTAGCAAGAGCATTGGGTCCTCAGACACAATTTGTAATCGCTGATGAAATGACCACCATGCTTGATGTCATAACCCAGGCACAAATGTGGCGATTAATGCTTACTATCCTTGAAAAAAGAGGCTTGGGGCTTTTGGTCGTTACCCATAGCCTTGAGCTGGCTGAGCAAATTTGTTCCAGAGTGATCAAGTTCGAAGAACTCGGAACGAATCATGGCTTCACTTCTGTAGTAGATTAG
- a CDS encoding ABC transporter permease, with amino-acid sequence MNQILKHAVTTLLRMILLLAGVSIISFLLVISSPIDPIDAYVGAESNVSQEQRENVAEYWGLNEPPVKRYFTWLSKLMQGDMGTSITYQKPVTQILGSRFLASVTLMAIAWLLSGLFGFLLGIMSGAMQGSLFDKCVKTFCFVISSTPTFWIALLMLMLFSIRLGWFPIGLSVPIGKLSSEVTLLERVHHLILPALTLSITGISSIALHTRQKIIDVLKSDYILFAKARGENKWTLIRRHGLRNIAIPAITLQFASFSELFGGSVLAENVFSYPGLGSAASAAGLKGDVPLLLGIALCSVLFVFVGNLSANLLYGILNPQIREGGTLL; translated from the coding sequence ATGAATCAAATTTTGAAGCATGCTGTCACCACTTTATTACGGATGATACTCTTATTGGCAGGCGTTAGTATTATTTCTTTTTTATTAGTTATTTCTTCTCCCATTGATCCCATTGATGCTTATGTAGGTGCGGAGTCTAATGTATCTCAGGAGCAAAGAGAGAATGTGGCGGAATATTGGGGACTTAATGAGCCTCCTGTAAAACGTTATTTCACATGGCTTTCTAAACTGATGCAAGGCGACATGGGAACCTCTATCACCTATCAAAAACCCGTAACACAGATTTTGGGAAGTCGTTTTCTTGCCTCCGTTACTTTAATGGCAATTGCTTGGTTATTATCCGGTCTATTCGGTTTTTTACTGGGAATTATGTCCGGTGCGATGCAGGGAAGCCTTTTTGATAAATGCGTGAAAACTTTTTGCTTTGTTATATCCTCTACCCCCACTTTTTGGATTGCTCTTCTGATGCTGATGCTGTTCTCCATAAGACTTGGATGGTTTCCCATTGGATTATCAGTACCTATTGGGAAACTTTCTAGTGAGGTTACCCTCTTAGAACGAGTACATCATCTTATATTGCCTGCTCTTACCCTGAGCATTACCGGGATTTCCAGTATTGCATTACACACCAGACAGAAAATCATTGATGTTTTAAAAAGCGATTATATATTATTTGCCAAAGCACGGGGTGAAAATAAATGGACCTTAATCAGAAGGCACGGACTTAGGAACATCGCTATACCTGCCATAACACTACAATTCGCGTCTTTTAGCGAACTGTTTGGGGGGAGTGTGCTGGCGGAGAATGTCTTCTCCTACCCTGGACTCGGCAGTGCTGCAAGTGCTGCAGGTCTAAAGGGAGATGTTCCTTTACTGCTTGGTATCGCATTATGTTCCGTCCTTTTTGTATTCGTTGGTAATTTGAGTGCTAACCTTCTATACGGAATACTAAATCCACAAATTCGTGAGGGAGGTACTCTCTTATGA
- a CDS encoding ABC transporter substrate-binding protein, with product MQKKRIMRMLLAILTTILLVGCKSNKTKIEEPLTQPSVNSSSKLKDALTVSVGGGFYEGNFNPCTGYGTYGYGLFHTSLLKITTNVKTECDLATEYQVSEDGLIYTFTLREDVKFSDGQKLKPEDVVFTFKTAKNSGSSVDLTMLENVEVIDSNKIQFTLNRAYSPFTRTVALLGIVPEHAYNDSYASNPIGTGPFKVKQLDVGQQLIVEPNEYYYGTKSQFKQITFLNIDEETALAAAKSGQLDLVMVNPEYAKETVEGMHIETIKTADNRGFNLPCIPETTNAAGETVGNNITSDPVVRKALNIGISRQEIIDNALNGVGTASWVRFEGLPWANEEPLLTDGRVVEAKALLEEAGWVDTDGDGIREKNGIKCEFRISGRTDDLQRYNLAVAFSENAKILGINIIAEALDWTTCKQIARNVPTCIGTGDYSFIDVYNAFHSSFSGVDMVNLSNSAMYSNPTVDGYLEAMIAATSEDEAIEFGKKAQYDGTTGANADFPYIWLVNIDHTYFVRDGLNLGTQRIHPHGHGAPVIQNLSEWTYTN from the coding sequence ATGCAAAAGAAACGAATCATGCGAATGCTTTTAGCCATATTAACCACCATCCTATTAGTGGGTTGTAAATCGAACAAGACTAAAATAGAGGAACCACTTACACAACCATCAGTAAATTCCTCTTCCAAATTAAAGGATGCTCTTACAGTTTCTGTCGGCGGTGGTTTCTATGAAGGTAATTTTAATCCTTGCACTGGTTACGGTACCTATGGGTATGGCCTGTTTCATACCTCACTTTTGAAAATCACCACTAATGTGAAGACAGAATGTGACTTAGCTACGGAGTATCAAGTCAGTGAGGATGGTCTGATTTATACTTTTACTCTGAGGGAAGATGTCAAATTTTCCGACGGTCAGAAGCTGAAACCAGAAGATGTGGTATTTACTTTTAAAACTGCCAAAAACAGTGGTTCCAGCGTGGACTTAACAATGCTTGAGAACGTCGAAGTTATTGATAGTAATAAAATACAGTTTACGCTAAACAGAGCATACTCTCCATTTACCCGCACCGTAGCTTTACTGGGTATAGTGCCAGAACATGCCTATAATGATTCCTATGCGTCTAACCCAATTGGAACCGGCCCCTTTAAAGTAAAGCAACTTGATGTGGGTCAACAGCTCATTGTAGAGCCAAATGAATACTACTATGGAACAAAATCACAATTTAAGCAAATCACCTTCTTAAATATTGATGAGGAAACGGCTCTTGCTGCTGCAAAGTCCGGCCAGTTAGATTTGGTGATGGTAAATCCTGAATACGCCAAGGAAACCGTTGAAGGTATGCATATCGAAACCATTAAAACTGCTGATAACCGAGGATTTAATTTGCCATGTATACCCGAGACAACAAATGCAGCTGGAGAGACTGTTGGTAATAACATTACCTCCGATCCCGTTGTGAGAAAGGCTCTAAATATTGGTATTAGCCGTCAGGAAATCATCGATAACGCTCTTAACGGCGTGGGCACAGCAAGCTGGGTACGATTTGAAGGATTACCTTGGGCGAATGAAGAACCTCTGCTTACTGATGGACGGGTCGTAGAAGCAAAAGCCCTGCTGGAAGAGGCTGGGTGGGTGGATACAGATGGAGACGGTATTCGTGAAAAGAACGGTATCAAGTGTGAATTCCGTATCTCAGGTCGAACAGATGATTTGCAACGCTATAATTTGGCTGTTGCCTTCAGTGAAAACGCTAAGATTCTTGGCATCAATATAATTGCCGAAGCTCTTGACTGGACAACCTGTAAGCAGATTGCCAGAAATGTGCCGACCTGCATTGGTACAGGCGATTATAGCTTCATTGATGTATACAATGCTTTTCATTCTTCCTTCTCGGGAGTGGATATGGTTAATTTAAGCAATTCCGCTATGTATTCCAATCCCACTGTTGACGGGTATTTGGAGGCAATGATTGCAGCTACTTCAGAAGATGAGGCGATTGAATTCGGTAAAAAAGCCCAGTATGATGGCACTACTGGAGCAAATGCTGACTTCCCTTATATCTGGTTAGTCAATATTGATCATACATATTTTGTACGTGACGGCTTAAATCTTGGTACCCAAAGAATTCATCCTCATGGACATGGGGCACCTGTAATTCAGAATTTAAGTGAATGGACCTATACAAATTAA
- a CDS encoding FAD binding domain-containing protein, which produces MKKTIRFFLNGNLKEIQVKAETTVLELLRNNLELRGIKEGCGEGDCGACTVVIGEVRQGKVHYKSAAGCLYLAAKLEGKHLITIEGLSEKGKLHPIQEAILGAHATQCGFCTPGVSLSILALYLERESPTREEFRRYLEGNLCRCTGYVSLREVPEYLKDLSVCSKDIRPGYLTETEEKQLHFVQEDIFVDDGIYAYYSPVSEDNLLEFLHSHTELTEGNNFRYINGGSDVVVGIKKRKQHHRLLIDLSKISSLQDIIYNSSMKDVPENILVTNVLTMGGSVSLSRIIDFTKKIFPVFSEAVEKMCSEQVRSSATLAGNIVNASPVADTVPLLMAVDAKLTLGGPGGERRIPVIDFFHGYKKTKNKTEEWISSISIPLNEYDFIHFEKVSKRKEVDISAVNSAIALKVEQGTITKARIACGGVGATTLYMPKTSKFLEGKEMKEETFLKAFKVIVTEAAPIGDVRGSAEYRKAMMQNLLMKHYLAYKTRQEVDGYEA; this is translated from the coding sequence ATGAAGAAAACAATTCGCTTCTTTCTAAATGGGAATTTAAAAGAGATACAGGTAAAGGCAGAAACCACCGTATTGGAACTTCTTCGGAACAACCTAGAATTAAGAGGAATAAAGGAAGGCTGTGGCGAAGGTGATTGTGGTGCCTGTACCGTTGTAATTGGTGAAGTCAGACAAGGTAAGGTGCATTACAAGTCAGCTGCCGGCTGTCTTTATCTGGCAGCTAAATTAGAAGGTAAACACTTAATAACCATCGAGGGATTATCAGAGAAGGGGAAACTTCATCCCATACAAGAGGCAATACTAGGTGCCCATGCAACCCAATGCGGATTCTGCACACCGGGGGTAAGCCTGTCCATTCTGGCATTATATCTGGAAAGAGAAAGTCCAACCAGAGAAGAATTTCGCAGATATTTAGAAGGAAATCTTTGCCGCTGTACCGGATATGTCTCGCTTCGGGAAGTACCAGAATATCTAAAGGATTTATCGGTCTGTTCTAAGGACATCAGACCTGGTTATTTAACTGAAACAGAGGAAAAACAGCTTCATTTTGTCCAAGAGGATATCTTTGTAGATGACGGTATCTATGCCTATTATTCACCGGTTTCAGAAGATAACCTATTGGAGTTTTTACATAGCCATACAGAATTAACAGAAGGAAATAACTTTCGTTATATAAACGGTGGCAGCGATGTAGTGGTAGGTATTAAGAAAAGGAAGCAGCACCATAGATTACTCATAGACTTAAGCAAAATATCATCTTTGCAGGATATTATTTATAATAGCAGTATGAAGGATGTACCGGAAAATATTCTAGTAACAAATGTATTAACAATGGGAGGAAGTGTATCACTATCCAGAATCATAGATTTCACAAAAAAAATATTTCCTGTATTTTCTGAAGCGGTAGAAAAAATGTGTTCTGAGCAGGTACGTTCCTCTGCTACGTTAGCGGGGAATATAGTCAATGCCTCTCCTGTTGCAGATACGGTTCCTCTGCTCATGGCGGTGGATGCCAAACTCACCTTAGGCGGACCTGGAGGAGAGAGAAGGATTCCGGTAATAGATTTCTTTCATGGATATAAAAAGACTAAGAATAAAACGGAAGAATGGATTTCTTCTATCTCCATTCCTTTGAATGAATATGACTTCATACATTTTGAAAAAGTAAGCAAAAGAAAAGAAGTGGACATTTCGGCAGTTAATTCAGCCATTGCCTTAAAAGTGGAACAGGGGACAATTACAAAAGCCCGTATCGCCTGTGGAGGGGTTGGTGCAACGACTCTCTATATGCCAAAAACTTCTAAATTCCTGGAAGGTAAAGAAATGAAGGAAGAGACTTTTTTAAAAGCTTTTAAGGTTATAGTCACAGAAGCAGCTCCTATTGGGGATGTAAGAGGAAGTGCAGAATACCGAAAGGCAATGATGCAGAATTTGTTAATGAAGCATTATCTGGCTTATAAAACCAGGCAGGAGGTAGATGGATATGAAGCATGA
- a CDS encoding xanthine dehydrogenase family protein molybdopterin-binding subunit: protein MKHERTDSSSSQWGQVGTSPLHISGRSHVMGRSEFIDDIPKPRNLLYVKILTSPLAHGKISKLNVEKAREMPGVMAVLTAKDIPGENQIGGIIKDEVCLAQEQVHFVGEPVAIVAAETIEEAEAALELIELQLEEEIPVLTIKDAIAKNQYVGPVRKKLKKGMWKQFLQTAQTIWKE, encoded by the coding sequence ATGAAGCATGAACGGACAGATAGCAGCAGCTCACAGTGGGGGCAAGTAGGCACTTCACCGTTACATATAAGCGGACGTAGCCATGTAATGGGACGTTCTGAGTTTATTGATGACATTCCCAAACCCCGTAACCTATTGTATGTAAAAATATTGACAAGTCCCCTTGCCCATGGAAAGATAAGTAAGCTAAACGTGGAGAAAGCCAGAGAAATGCCGGGCGTTATGGCGGTTCTTACGGCAAAGGATATACCAGGAGAGAATCAGATTGGAGGAATTATAAAGGATGAGGTCTGTTTAGCGCAGGAACAGGTACATTTTGTAGGAGAACCGGTAGCTATTGTAGCAGCTGAAACCATAGAGGAGGCGGAAGCTGCATTGGAGCTTATCGAATTACAGCTGGAAGAAGAGATACCGGTATTAACGATAAAAGATGCCATAGCTAAGAATCAGTATGTGGGACCGGTAAGAAAAAAATTGAAAAAGGGGATGTGGAAGCAGTTTTTGCAGACTGCCCAAACTATCTGGAAGGAGTAA